Proteins from a genomic interval of Fundulus heteroclitus isolate FHET01 unplaced genomic scaffold, MU-UCD_Fhet_4.1 scaffold_40, whole genome shotgun sequence:
- the LOC105922552 gene encoding perforin-1, which yields MAPNLPVLLLVLCALSLAQAQLRLFNLRASKLPSDLFGTTDGYVKVFCGAATLGKTSVRKDTVNPWWEEEFAHFQAQENEVLRLEVYDSDLVFDDLLGVCQRQMQLGTHQHDCYLEKGGTLHYSYTLGQESQ from the coding sequence ATGGCCCCCAATCTTCCTGTCCTGCTCCTGGTCCTGTGTGCTCTCAGCTTGGCTCAGGCCCAGCTTAGGCTTTTCAACCTTCGGGCCAGCAAACTTCCCTCTGACCTGTTTGGAACCACAGACGGTTATGTGAAGGTGTTCTGTGGTGCAGCCACCCTGGGTAAGACTTCTGTTCGTAAAGACACAGTCAACCCTTGGTGGGAAGAGGAGTTTGCCCACTTCCAGGCTCAAGAGAATGAAGTTCTGAGGCTTGAAGTGTATGACAGTGACCTTGTCTTTGATGATCTGTTGGGGGTGTGCCAGCGTCAGATGCAGCTGGGAACCCATCAACATGACTGCTATCTAGAAAAAGGCGGCACACTTCACTATTCCTACACCCTTGGACAAGAAAGCCAGTAG
- the fam151b gene encoding protein FAM151B isoform X4: MCDRTLQFFRSRGLLTGSDAAQIMWSHGVNSRNALAQALTGPCHMIEADVTIRGHDPKEPIMAHPPHTDSDITLKEWLEEVTTNNKGIKLDFKRLEAVSPSLALLEHMLPEPNRPVWINADILSGPGGQVRPVDSEVFLSVVTALHPQTMLSLGWTTGWSAGTNNPGYSWDMVHVMEDKCGKLKHHVTFPVRAALLPQSFSQLSWLLQQSDRVL, from the exons ATGTGTGACAGAACACTGCAGTTCTTCAGGAGCCGGGGGCTActgacaggaagtgacgcaGCGCAAATCATGTGGTCGCATGGGGTCAACAGCAGGAACGCGCTCGCGCAAGCTCTTACCG GTCCCTGTCATATGATTGAAGCTGATGTAACCATTAGAGGTCATGATCCCAAAGAGCCAATCATGGCACATCCCCCTCACACAGATAGTGACATCACACTGAAAGAGTGGCTTGAGGAAGTGACGACCAACAACAAAGGAATAAAGCTAGATTTTAAGAG ACTAGAGGCAGTGTCTCCTTCCCTGGCTTTATTGGAGCACATGCTGCCTGAGCCAAACCGTCCAGTGTGGATCAATGCAGACATCCTCAGTGGACCTGGTGGGCAGGTCAGACCTGTGGACTCTGaggtcttcctctctgttgtgaCAGCTCTTCATCCTCAGACGATGCTGTCTCTTGGTTGGACGACCGGCTGGTCTGCTGGAACAAATAACCCAG GTTACAGCTGGGACATGGTACATGTGATGGAGGACAAGTGTGGAAAGCTTAAACATCATGTGACCTTCCCCGTTCGTGCTGCTTTGCTGCCACAGTCCTTCTCCCAGCTGTCATGGCTACTGCAGCAGTCAGACAG GGTGTTGTGA
- the fam151b gene encoding protein FAM151B isoform X1 encodes MCDRTLQFFRSRGLLTGSDAAQIMWSHGVNSRNALAQALTGPCHMIEADVTIRGHDPKEPIMAHPPHTDSDITLKEWLEEVTTNNKGIKLDFKRLEAVSPSLALLEHMLPEPNRPVWINADILSGPGGQVRPVDSEVFLSVVTALHPQTMLSLGWTTGWSAGTNNPGYSWDMVHVMEDKCGKLKHHVTFPVRAALLPQSFSQLSWLLQQSDRYTLTVWTGQHDEFALQDLLLYRREFDVSRIYYDLPYSLKSELLMMSLESD; translated from the exons ATGTGTGACAGAACACTGCAGTTCTTCAGGAGCCGGGGGCTActgacaggaagtgacgcaGCGCAAATCATGTGGTCGCATGGGGTCAACAGCAGGAACGCGCTCGCGCAAGCTCTTACCG GTCCCTGTCATATGATTGAAGCTGATGTAACCATTAGAGGTCATGATCCCAAAGAGCCAATCATGGCACATCCCCCTCACACAGATAGTGACATCACACTGAAAGAGTGGCTTGAGGAAGTGACGACCAACAACAAAGGAATAAAGCTAGATTTTAAGAG ACTAGAGGCAGTGTCTCCTTCCCTGGCTTTATTGGAGCACATGCTGCCTGAGCCAAACCGTCCAGTGTGGATCAATGCAGACATCCTCAGTGGACCTGGTGGGCAGGTCAGACCTGTGGACTCTGaggtcttcctctctgttgtgaCAGCTCTTCATCCTCAGACGATGCTGTCTCTTGGTTGGACGACCGGCTGGTCTGCTGGAACAAATAACCCAG GTTACAGCTGGGACATGGTACATGTGATGGAGGACAAGTGTGGAAAGCTTAAACATCATGTGACCTTCCCCGTTCGTGCTGCTTTGCTGCCACAGTCCTTCTCCCAGCTGTCATGGCTACTGCAGCAGTCAGACAG GTACACCCTCACAGTCTGGACAGGCCAACATGATGAGTTTGCACTACAGGACTTACTGCTTTACAGAAGAGAGTTTGATGTGAGCAGAATTTACTATGACCTGCCATACTCTCTTAAATCAGAGCTTTTGATGATGTCACTGGAGTCTGACTGA
- the fam151b gene encoding protein FAM151B isoform X2 yields the protein MCDRTLQFFRSRGLLTGSDAAQIMWSHGVNSRNALAQALTGPCHMIEADVTIRGHDPKEPIMAHPPHTDSDITLKEWLEEVTTNNKGIKLDFKRLEAVSPSLALLEHMLPEPNRPVWINADILSGPGGQVRPVDSEVFLSVVTALHPQTMLSLGWTTGWSAGTNNPASTIRLSNDQRRTSVWEVQSGHRCAMLTASRLGFIPVTGARLYIEQRVSCCCHCRRLSRFSLNKLFFTIYCLSGLNTGSICSIPNKFL from the exons ATGTGTGACAGAACACTGCAGTTCTTCAGGAGCCGGGGGCTActgacaggaagtgacgcaGCGCAAATCATGTGGTCGCATGGGGTCAACAGCAGGAACGCGCTCGCGCAAGCTCTTACCG GTCCCTGTCATATGATTGAAGCTGATGTAACCATTAGAGGTCATGATCCCAAAGAGCCAATCATGGCACATCCCCCTCACACAGATAGTGACATCACACTGAAAGAGTGGCTTGAGGAAGTGACGACCAACAACAAAGGAATAAAGCTAGATTTTAAGAG ACTAGAGGCAGTGTCTCCTTCCCTGGCTTTATTGGAGCACATGCTGCCTGAGCCAAACCGTCCAGTGTGGATCAATGCAGACATCCTCAGTGGACCTGGTGGGCAGGTCAGACCTGTGGACTCTGaggtcttcctctctgttgtgaCAGCTCTTCATCCTCAGACGATGCTGTCTCTTGGTTGGACGACCGGCTGGTCTGCTGGAACAAATAACCCAG CTTCGACCATCCGCCTGTCCAACGACCAACGACGCACCAGCGTCTGGGAGGTCCAGAGCGGTCACCGCTGCGCAATGTTAACAGCCAGCCGGTTGGGATTTATACCAGTCACCGGAGCAAGACTGTATATTGAGCAGAG AGtttcctgctgctgccactGCCGCCGCTTGTCCCGCTTcagtttaaataaactgtttttcacAATCTACTGTTTGTCTGGTTTGAACACTGGGTCCATCTGTTCCATTCCTAACAAATTTCTGTGA
- the fam151b gene encoding protein FAM151B isoform X3, with protein MIEADVTIRGHDPKEPIMAHPPHTDSDITLKEWLEEVTTNNKGIKLDFKRLEAVSPSLALLEHMLPEPNRPVWINADILSGPGGQVRPVDSEVFLSVVTALHPQTMLSLGWTTGWSAGTNNPGYSWDMVHVMEDKCGKLKHHVTFPVRAALLPQSFSQLSWLLQQSDRYTLTVWTGQHDEFALQDLLLYRREFDVSRIYYDLPYSLKSELLMMSLESD; from the exons ATGATTGAAGCTGATGTAACCATTAGAGGTCATGATCCCAAAGAGCCAATCATGGCACATCCCCCTCACACAGATAGTGACATCACACTGAAAGAGTGGCTTGAGGAAGTGACGACCAACAACAAAGGAATAAAGCTAGATTTTAAGAG ACTAGAGGCAGTGTCTCCTTCCCTGGCTTTATTGGAGCACATGCTGCCTGAGCCAAACCGTCCAGTGTGGATCAATGCAGACATCCTCAGTGGACCTGGTGGGCAGGTCAGACCTGTGGACTCTGaggtcttcctctctgttgtgaCAGCTCTTCATCCTCAGACGATGCTGTCTCTTGGTTGGACGACCGGCTGGTCTGCTGGAACAAATAACCCAG GTTACAGCTGGGACATGGTACATGTGATGGAGGACAAGTGTGGAAAGCTTAAACATCATGTGACCTTCCCCGTTCGTGCTGCTTTGCTGCCACAGTCCTTCTCCCAGCTGTCATGGCTACTGCAGCAGTCAGACAG GTACACCCTCACAGTCTGGACAGGCCAACATGATGAGTTTGCACTACAGGACTTACTGCTTTACAGAAGAGAGTTTGATGTGAGCAGAATTTACTATGACCTGCCATACTCTCTTAAATCAGAGCTTTTGATGATGTCACTGGAGTCTGACTGA